In Bos mutus isolate GX-2022 chromosome 10, NWIPB_WYAK_1.1, whole genome shotgun sequence, a single window of DNA contains:
- the MLH3 gene encoding DNA mismatch repair protein Mlh3 isoform X7 → MIKCLSAEVQARLRSGLAVCSLGQCVEELALNSIDAEAKCVAVRVNMETFQVQVIDNGFGMGSDDVDKVGNRYFTSKCNSIQDLENPRFYGFRGEALASIADMASAVEISSKKNKSMKTFVKLFQNGKALKACEADLTRPSAGTTVTVYNLFYQLPVRRKCMDPRLEFEKVRQRIEALSLMHPSISFSLRNDISGSMVLQLPKTKDICSRFCQIYGLGKSQKLREINFKYKEFELTGFISSEAHYNKNMQFLFVNKRLVLRTKLHKLIDFLLRKESIICKPKSGSASRQVNSNPRPRSNPELHGIYVINVQCQFCEYDVCLEPAKTLIEFQNWDTLLICIQEGVKTFLKKEKLFVELSSEDIKEFSEDNDFSLFSASLQKQVSSDEKCGQVSFQEACNNILDSYEMFNLQSKAVKRKAPVENISTQNSRDSEAIRKKTNDSFLYTYKSDGPAHCKMAESSLQNEDSACSQSRNLEQETAGASELGENKKHKKSCLEHNSSENPCGTTSEMFGSPFQTLYHFEGSGEDLEIQKSEESIARTCSENEESNICSLDWQQHFDVTLGRMVYINKLTGLSTFTAPTEDVQAACTKDLTTMAVDVLLENGSQYRCHPFRSDLVLPFLPRAREERTVMRQNNRATGDDAFGPESLQSLFSEWDNPVFARYPEVAVDVSSGQAESLAVKIHNILYPYRFTKEMIHSMQVLQQVDNKFIACLMSTKTEENGEAGGNLLVLVDQHAAHERIRLEQLIIDSYEKQQPQGFGRKKLLSSIVSPPLEITVTEEQRRLLRCYHKNLEDLGLEIVFPDTSDSLVLIGKVPLCFVEREASELRRGRSTVTKGIVEEFIREQVELLQTTGGIQGTLPLTVQKVLASQACHGAIKFNDGLSLEESCRLIEALSWCQLPFQCAHGRPSMLPLANIDHLEQEKQTKPNLAKLRRMAQAWHLFGKEKDVM, encoded by the exons ATGATCAAATGCTTGTCAGCTGAAGTACAAGCTAGATTGCGTTCTGGTTTGGCTGTATGCTCCTTAGGCCAATGTGTTGAGGAGCTTGCCCTGAACAGTATTGATGCTGAAGCAAAATGTGTGGCTGTCAGGGTGAACATGGAAACCTTTCAAGTTCAAGTGATAGACAATGGATTTGGGATGGGGAGTGATGATGTAGACAAGGTGGGAAATCGTTATTTCACCAGTAAATGCAACTCCATACAGGACTTGGAGAACCCAAGGTTTTATGGTTTCCGGGGGGAGGCGTTGGCCAGTATAGCTGATATGGCCAGTGCTGTGGAAATTTCATCCAAGAAAAACAAGTCGATGAAAACATTTGTGAAACTGTTTCAGAATGGGAAAGCCCTGAAAGCTTGTGAAGCTGACTTAACTCGACCAAGTGCCGGGACGACAGTCACTGTATATAATCTGTTTTATCAGTTACCTGTTAGGAGGAAATGCATGGATCCTAGACTGGAGTTTGAGAAGGTTAGGCAGAGGATAGAAGCTCTGTCACTCATGCAcccttccatttctttctctttgagaaATGATATTTCTGGTTCCATGGTTCTTCAACTCCCTAAAACCAAAGACATATGTTCCCGATTTTGTCAAATTTATGGACTGGGTAAGTCCCAAAAgttaagagaaataaattttaaatataaggaGTTTGAGCTTACTGGCTTTATCAGCTCCGAAGCACATTATAATAAGAATATGCAGTTTTTGTTTGTGAACAAGAGGTTAGTTTTAAGGACAAAGTTGCATAAACTCATTGACTTTTTATTAAGGAAAGAAAGTATTATATGCAAACCAAAGAGTGGTTCTGCCAGTAGGCAAGTGAATTCAAATCCTCGGCCTCGGTCTAATCCGGAACTCCATGGTATCTATGTAATCAATGTGCAGTGCCAGTTCTGTGAGTATGACGTATGCCTGGAGCCAGCAAAAACCCTGATCGAGTTTCAGAACTGGGATActcttttgatttgcattcagGAAGGAGTAAAAacgtttttaaagaaagaaaaattatttgtggAATTATCAAGTGAAGACATTAAGGAATTTAGTGAAGATAATGATTTTAGCTTGTTTAGTGCCAGTCTTCAGAAGCAAGTGTCCTCTGATGAGAAGTGTGGCCAGGTCAGTTTCCAAGAAGCATGTAATAATATTTTGGATTCCTACGAGATGTTCAATTTGCAgtcaaaagctgtgaaaagaaaagctcCTGTAGAAAACATAAGCACACAAAATTCTAGGGATTCAGAAGCtatcagaaaaaagacaaatgattCATTTTTGTACACTTACAAATCCGATGGGCCAGCCCATTGTAAAATGGCAGAGTCATCTTTGCAAAATGAAGACAGTGCTTGCTCACAGTCAAGGAACTTAGAACAAGAGACAGCTGGAGCATCAgaattgggagaaaataagaaacataaaaaatcTTGCTTGGAACATAACTCTTCAGAAAATCCATGTGGAACCACTTCAGAAATGTTTGGAAGCCCTTTTCAGACATTATATCACTTTGAGGGGAGTGGAGAAGATCTAGAAATACAGAAA AGTGAGGAATCCATAGCAAGAACTTGTTCTGAAAATGAAGAGTCCAACATATGTTCTTTGGATTGGCAGCAGCATTTTGATGTAACTCTGGGAAGAATGGTTTACATCAACAAACTAACAGGACTTAGCACATTCACTGCTCCTACTGAGGATGTTCAGGCTGCTTGTACTAAAGACCTGACAACTATGGCTGTGGATGTTCTACTGGAGAATG gaTCTCAGTACAGGTGTCATCCCTTTAGAAGCGACcttgttcttcctttccttcctagaGCTCGGGAAGAGAGGACTGTGATGAGACAGAATAACAGAG CTACTGGGGACGATGCCTTTGGTCCTGAATCACTTCAATCTTTGTTCTCAGAATGGGACAATCCAGTATTTGCCCGTTATCCAGAG GTTGCTGTTGACGTAAGCAGCGGCCAAGCTGAGAGCCTAGCAGTTAAAATTCACAACATCTTGTATCCTTATCGTTTCACCAAAGAAATGATTCACTCAATGCAG GTTCTCCAGCAAGTGGATAACAAGTTTATTGCCTGTTTAATGAGCACTAAGACTGAAGAGAATGGTGAGGCAG GTGGAAACCTGCTAGTCTTGGTGGACCAGCACGCTGCCCACGAGCGCATCCGACTGGAGCAGCTGATCATTG ATTCCTATGAGAAGCAACAGCCACAAGGCTTTGGTCGAAAAAAATTACTGTCTTCCATTGTAAGTCCTCCACTAGAGATAACAGTGACAGAAGAACAAAGGAGACTCTTACG GTGTTACCACAAAAATCTGGAAGATCTGGGCCTTGAAATTGTATTTCCAGACACCAGTGATTCACTGGTCCTCATAGGAAAAGTACCACTCTGTTTTGTAGAAAGAGAAGCAAGTGAACTTCGAAGAGGAAGATCTACTGTGACCAAGGGCATTGTGGAG GAGTTTATTCGAGAACAAGTGGAG CTACTCCAGACCACAGGAGGCATCCAAGGGACTTTGCCACTGACTGTCCAGAAGGTGTTGGCATCCCAAGCCTGCCATG GGGCCATTAAGTTTAACGATGGCCTAAGCCTCGAGGAGAGCTGCCGCCTTATTGAAGCGCTGTCCTGGTGCCAGCTGCCGTTCCAGTGTGCTCATGGCAGGCCCTCCATGCTGCCATTAGCTAACATCGACCACTTGGAGCAGGAAAAACAG ACTAAACCCAATCTTGCTAAACTTCGCAGAATGGCTCAAGCCTGGCATCTCTTTGGAAAGGAGAAGGATGTGATGTAG